Proteins from one Erysipelothrix larvae genomic window:
- the wecB gene encoding non-hydrolyzing UDP-N-acetylglucosamine 2-epimerase: MCPLVKELKTREKLETVVCVTGQHREMLDQVLNAFNVVPDYDLSIMKVSQSLYDVTISILEKMKHVLEEVKPDIVLVHGDTSTTFVTALACFYLQISVGHVEAGLRTYDIYSPYPEEFNRQAVGIISNLNFTPTETTKKNLLKEGKNPKAIYVTGNTAIDALRTTVRESYWHEHLEWANDSRLIMITAHRRENIGEPMQNMFRAVRRIIDETPDIKVIYPIHMNPIIREAAQEIFCDTDRIRIIEPLDVLDFHNFLSRSYLILTDSGGIQEEAPSLGKPVLVMRETTERPEGIDAGTLKLVGTEEEAIYSSFKSLLEDVEAYNKMSRASNPYGDGFASKKIVDILENL, translated from the coding sequence ATGTGCCCTTTGGTTAAAGAACTCAAAACAAGGGAAAAATTAGAAACAGTTGTTTGCGTAACCGGACAACATAGAGAAATGCTCGATCAAGTGTTAAATGCCTTCAATGTGGTCCCTGATTATGATTTATCTATTATGAAGGTTAGTCAATCACTATATGATGTAACAATCAGTATTTTAGAGAAAATGAAGCATGTTTTGGAAGAAGTAAAACCTGATATAGTCTTGGTACATGGTGATACTTCCACAACCTTTGTAACAGCCTTAGCTTGCTTTTATTTGCAAATCTCAGTAGGGCATGTCGAAGCTGGATTGAGAACCTATGATATTTATTCGCCTTATCCTGAAGAGTTCAATAGGCAAGCAGTAGGCATTATATCCAATTTGAATTTTACTCCGACAGAAACAACGAAAAAAAATCTACTTAAAGAGGGCAAGAATCCAAAAGCAATATATGTTACAGGTAATACCGCAATCGATGCACTCAGAACAACAGTACGAGAGAGTTATTGGCATGAACATTTAGAGTGGGCGAATGATAGTAGGCTCATTATGATAACTGCTCATCGAAGGGAAAATATTGGGGAACCCATGCAAAATATGTTTAGAGCCGTAAGAAGAATTATCGATGAAACACCGGATATAAAAGTTATCTACCCAATTCACATGAATCCTATCATAAGAGAGGCCGCTCAAGAAATATTTTGTGATACAGACAGAATAAGAATAATTGAACCCCTTGATGTATTGGATTTTCATAATTTCCTATCGAGATCTTACCTCATATTAACTGATAGTGGTGGAATTCAAGAGGAAGCACCAAGTTTAGGGAAACCAGTACTTGTGATGAGGGAAACTACCGAAAGACCAGAAGGTATTGATGCGGGAACACTGAAGTTGGTAGGCACAGAAGAAGAAGCAATCTATAGTAGCTTTAAGAGTCTTCTTGAAGATGTAGAAGCGTATAACAAGATGAGTAGAGCAAGTAATCCATATGGAGATGGTTTTGCAAGTAAGAAAATCGTTGATATTCTAGAAAATCTTTAA